Proteins encoded within one genomic window of Candidatus Pseudothioglobus singularis PS1:
- the rsmI gene encoding 16S rRNA (cytidine(1402)-2'-O)-methyltransferase, translating to MTGKLYVVATPIGNLGDISIRAVDILKSVDLVLAEDTRHSKKLFAHYEIGTSLRAFHEHNEKDKTGSIINEINEGKSIAMISDAGTPLISDPGYHLVTKAKKANIEVVPIPGPSALITALSSSGLASNSFTFFGFLPSKPVARLKFLQTKINLDETIIFYESPKRILSTLENMLEVFGESREVCLAKELTKSFETILTDRLPNLIEYLDADISHQKGEFVILVASADKIDLIESEHHLDKILSILCSEMGTSKAAKLAAKITGIDKKHCYKRALAL from the coding sequence ATGACTGGAAAGCTTTATGTTGTTGCTACCCCAATTGGAAACCTGGGCGATATTTCAATTAGAGCAGTTGATATCCTTAAAAGTGTAGACCTCGTTTTGGCTGAGGATACTCGTCACAGTAAAAAACTTTTTGCACATTATGAAATTGGAACATCTTTAAGGGCCTTTCACGAGCACAACGAGAAAGATAAGACAGGGTCAATCATTAATGAGATTAATGAAGGTAAATCGATAGCAATGATTAGTGATGCAGGAACGCCGCTTATCAGTGACCCTGGCTATCACTTAGTCACAAAGGCTAAAAAAGCTAACATCGAGGTAGTTCCAATTCCGGGGCCAAGTGCTCTCATAACTGCTTTATCCTCATCAGGATTGGCTAGTAACAGTTTTACATTTTTTGGCTTTCTTCCATCAAAGCCAGTAGCTAGACTAAAGTTTCTTCAAACAAAAATAAACCTAGATGAAACCATCATATTCTATGAGTCACCAAAACGAATCTTATCCACATTAGAGAATATGCTTGAGGTTTTTGGAGAGAGTCGCGAGGTATGTCTTGCAAAAGAGTTGACAAAATCTTTTGAAACAATTCTGACAGATAGATTACCAAATTTAATTGAATATCTTGACGCAGATATTAGCCATCAAAAGGGTGAATTTGTGATTTTAGTTGCTTCTGCTGATAAAATAGATCTTATTGAGTCTGAGCACCATCTCGATAAAATATTGTCTATCCTGTGTTCTGAAATGGGGACTTCAAAGGCTGCTAAGTTAGCAGCCAAGATTACTGGCATTGATAAAAAACATTGTTATAAAAGAGCTTTAGCGTTATGA
- a CDS encoding ribonuclease HII, with the protein MIFIGVDEAGRGPLVGSVVAAAVAFPPSFQIDGLTDSKKLSEKRREDLYAQITKKCYWASAESNSIEIDEINILQATMMAMKRAVNTLQHQLMSQTQEQAFKVLVDGNRCPDVENCEAIIKGDLIEPVISAASIIAKVTRDRQMKELDKIYPEYGFSNHKGYGTKEHLEALVKHGPISGQHRFTFAPIKRLVRA; encoded by the coding sequence ATGATTTTCATTGGTGTTGATGAGGCTGGAAGAGGCCCACTGGTTGGAAGTGTCGTGGCTGCTGCTGTTGCTTTTCCTCCTAGTTTTCAAATCGATGGTCTTACTGATTCGAAGAAACTGTCTGAAAAAAGACGTGAAGATCTATATGCTCAAATTACAAAAAAGTGTTACTGGGCTTCAGCTGAATCAAACAGCATCGAGATAGATGAGATCAATATATTGCAGGCTACCATGATGGCTATGAAAAGAGCAGTTAACACATTACAGCATCAACTCATGAGCCAAACCCAAGAGCAAGCCTTCAAAGTCCTTGTTGACGGAAACAGATGTCCAGACGTTGAAAATTGTGAAGCGATTATTAAGGGTGATTTAATTGAGCCAGTAATATCAGCAGCCTCTATCATTGCTAAGGTGACTAGAGATAGACAAATGAAGGAGCTCGATAAAATTTATCCTGAATACGGGTTTTCAAATCATAAGGGTTACGGAACTAAAGAGCATCTCGAAGCCCTAGTAAAACATGGCCCTATAAGCGGACAGCACCGATTTACGTTTGCACCAATAAAAAGGCTAGTCAGAGCCTAG
- the coaE gene encoding dephospho-CoA kinase (Dephospho-CoA kinase (CoaE) performs the final step in coenzyme A biosynthesis.), with the protein MAGKVLKVALTGGIASGKSLVSDLLAIYGCHIIDLDVISREVVLPGTEGLNELVESFGDSILLSDGSLDRKNLRDVLYKKGRNRAKIEQILHPKILQKMKSSMEIFKEGVMVVVIPLLVEKELWGPFDRAIVVDCDVDIQINRLTARENIDSAKAHTMLLAQASREQRVQLGDHLPTDIIDNNSKISDLKDSIESLSQKLFAIV; encoded by the coding sequence ATGGCCGGTAAAGTTCTTAAAGTAGCGCTGACTGGAGGCATTGCCTCAGGCAAGAGCTTGGTGAGTGACTTGCTTGCAATATATGGATGTCATATTATTGATCTAGATGTAATATCTCGTGAAGTTGTATTGCCCGGAACTGAGGGGCTTAATGAGCTAGTAGAATCCTTTGGCGATTCGATCCTTTTGAGTGACGGATCACTTGATCGAAAAAATCTTCGGGATGTTCTTTATAAAAAGGGACGAAATAGGGCTAAGATTGAGCAAATATTACACCCCAAAATACTTCAAAAAATGAAGTCTTCGATGGAGATTTTCAAAGAAGGTGTTATGGTTGTAGTCATCCCTCTCTTGGTTGAAAAAGAATTATGGGGTCCATTTGATAGAGCTATCGTTGTCGATTGTGATGTTGATATACAGATAAATCGTCTAACTGCTAGGGAGAATATTGATAGTGCAAAAGCACATACCATGCTATTAGCCCAAGCTAGTAGGGAGCAGCGAGTCCAACTAGGTGACCATCTGCCTACTGACATTATTGATAATAACTCAAAGATCAGTGATCTTAAAGATAGTATAGAAAGTCTTAGTCAAAAACTGTTTGCTATAGTTTGA
- a CDS encoding aromatic ring-hydroxylating oxygenase subunit alpha: protein MKKLLERIKLCKLPPPQRRSLPYECYWEDSILTQEQERIFSNQWLGLGRSDRLENPGEYEVFELCGQALVLIRNQDKELRLYANTCRHRGAKLLDGTGQCQAISCPFHGWTYSLDGNLMHAKTMAENPSFDFEEHSLIEYKLKELQGFLFVFLGNKPTDLSKQLGNFSELHQPWSMNELVTTRRATFEVQCNWKAFLDVFNEYYHLNNVHPTSIDNLYNKPEEADKTTGDFASQFGFTAGTGALLEVDQINALPIMENLEAPWSLGARYSWIFPNMTFAASQEAIWVYEASPITSMSCRIRQSICFPKNTTTLPGFKEKSQSYYQRLDDALDEDIVALENQQKGLNKSTSLQGQFSTLMEANVATFSEWYANKII, encoded by the coding sequence ATGAAAAAACTACTTGAACGTATAAAGCTTTGTAAGTTGCCACCTCCTCAAAGACGAAGTCTACCTTACGAATGCTACTGGGAGGACTCAATCTTAACCCAAGAGCAAGAGCGTATTTTTTCTAATCAGTGGCTTGGGTTGGGCAGGTCCGATAGGCTAGAAAATCCAGGAGAATATGAGGTATTTGAGCTTTGCGGTCAAGCCTTAGTTTTGATACGTAATCAAGACAAAGAATTGAGGCTTTATGCAAATACTTGCCGCCATAGAGGCGCAAAACTATTGGATGGAACTGGCCAATGTCAAGCTATCAGCTGCCCTTTTCATGGGTGGACTTACTCACTAGATGGTAATTTAATGCACGCTAAAACAATGGCAGAAAATCCCAGTTTTGATTTTGAAGAGCATTCTTTAATTGAGTATAAATTAAAAGAATTGCAGGGATTCCTATTTGTTTTTCTGGGAAATAAGCCAACAGATTTATCTAAGCAGCTTGGTAATTTTTCTGAATTACATCAGCCTTGGTCTATGAATGAATTGGTTACAACTAGACGTGCAACTTTTGAAGTTCAGTGTAATTGGAAAGCATTTTTAGATGTCTTTAATGAATACTATCATTTGAATAATGTACATCCAACTAGCATCGATAATCTTTATAACAAGCCTGAAGAAGCAGATAAAACAACGGGAGATTTTGCAAGTCAATTTGGATTTACCGCGGGCACAGGGGCACTACTAGAGGTGGATCAAATTAACGCTTTACCGATAATGGAAAATTTGGAGGCCCCCTGGAGCCTTGGAGCAAGGTACAGTTGGATCTTTCCAAATATGACTTTTGCAGCAAGTCAAGAAGCAATTTGGGTCTATGAAGCAAGCCCAATTACTTCAATGAGTTGTCGTATTAGACAAAGTATTTGTTTTCCAAAAAATACAACAACACTTCCTGGTTTTAAAGAAAAGTCCCAGTCATATTATCAGCGACTTGATGATGCGTTAGACGAAGATATTGTCGCACTTGAAAATCAACAGAAGGGCCTCAATAAGTCCACTTCGCTTCAGGGGCAATTCTCGACATTAATGGAGGCAAATGTTGCAACTTTTTCTGAATGGTACGCCAATAAAATAATATAA
- a CDS encoding ABC transporter ATP-binding protein, translated as MSAAIQFNNVSLSYGVKDDAVEVLKGIDFSVDSEEVVSVVGPSGSGKTSIIMLASGLETASKGSIQINNQEIVGLKESELSEVRRKNIGIVFQSFYLIPNLTAVENVLLSLEANQQYNLEKNAETLLGEFGLSHRLHHLPSELSGGEQQRVAIARALINKPKIILADEPTGNLDTVNSDSMMDLLFDYTKKSQTSLVIVTHDNSIANRCDRIIEIKDGQIV; from the coding sequence ATGAGTGCAGCGATACAGTTCAATAATGTTTCATTAAGTTATGGCGTAAAAGATGATGCTGTAGAAGTTTTAAAAGGGATTGATTTCTCAGTAGATAGTGAGGAGGTTGTTTCTGTAGTAGGGCCAAGCGGCTCTGGAAAGACTTCAATTATTATGCTTGCCTCAGGCCTAGAGACTGCCTCCAAGGGGTCAATTCAAATTAATAATCAGGAAATTGTCGGACTGAAGGAAAGTGAATTATCAGAAGTTCGAAGAAAAAATATTGGTATTGTATTTCAGTCCTTCTATTTAATTCCAAATCTGACAGCTGTCGAGAATGTCCTATTATCTCTTGAAGCTAATCAACAATATAATCTTGAAAAAAATGCAGAGACACTTCTTGGAGAATTTGGACTATCCCATAGACTACATCATCTCCCTAGTGAACTCTCTGGTGGCGAACAACAAAGAGTCGCCATTGCCAGAGCTTTAATTAATAAACCAAAAATTATTCTAGCGGATGAGCCTACTGGTAATCTTGATACAGTGAACTCTGATAGCATGATGGATTTACTCTTTGACTATACAAAAAAAAGCCAAACCTCATTAGTCATAGTCACACATGACAATTCAATAGCGAATCGATGTGACCGCATCATTGAAATAAAGGATGGTCAGATTGTTTGA
- a CDS encoding type IV pilin protein produces the protein MNTQFKLRIKGFTLIELLIVVAIIGILAGVGVPMYNGYMASAKVQSATTNHNNIKSFVAATLTKCSTGSSSVVLGSSTRYCNQSTANWASYFITYFNSINKNPYGKNVFNGTDSATSSGGPRLGLTGIGSSGNRIAIRTNIGNESGGSAFIPDSGWIYITKE, from the coding sequence ATGAACACTCAATTCAAATTAAGAATTAAAGGATTTACATTGATTGAACTGCTAATTGTAGTTGCTATTATTGGTATTCTTGCTGGAGTTGGTGTTCCAATGTACAACGGCTATATGGCTAGTGCCAAAGTGCAAAGTGCCACAACAAACCACAACAACATAAAATCTTTTGTGGCAGCTACGCTGACTAAATGTTCTACAGGTTCTTCAAGTGTTGTTCTGGGTAGTTCTACCCGATATTGTAATCAAAGTACGGCCAATTGGGCTAGTTATTTCATAACATACTTTAACTCTATTAACAAGAACCCATATGGTAAGAACGTATTTAATGGAACCGACTCTGCCACATCTTCTGGAGGCCCGAGATTAGGCCTAACTGGGATTGGGTCTTCTGGAAATCGCATTGCTATAAGAACAAATATCGGCAATGAATCTGGGGGAAGTGCCTTCATCCCAGACTCTGGCTGGATTTACATTACAAAAGAGTAA
- a CDS encoding arylesterase, whose product MIISKKNSLKSVFIGLLLIFFISNVYAENSLKVMLYGDSLMAGYGLPQNENLASELTRHFKGSNPSLTFINASISGNTSKNGLSRVDWSLGDKPNIVILCLGANDMLRGLDPVLTNNNLDVIITKFKTNNAIVILAGMLSPESMGPDYQSAFDGIYPELSKKHSLIFMPFLLEGVALEKSLLLADYKHPNAMGIEVIATNLNPYIVEALSRLK is encoded by the coding sequence ATGATTATCTCAAAAAAAAACAGCCTTAAATCAGTATTTATTGGATTACTGTTAATATTTTTTATATCAAATGTATATGCAGAAAATTCATTAAAAGTGATGCTCTACGGTGACAGCCTAATGGCTGGATATGGCTTACCTCAAAATGAGAATTTAGCTTCTGAACTTACAAGACATTTTAAAGGAAGCAATCCTTCATTAACATTCATCAATGCCAGTATTTCTGGAAATACCTCTAAGAATGGCCTATCAAGAGTGGACTGGTCCCTTGGGGATAAACCAAATATAGTGATTTTATGTTTAGGCGCTAACGACATGTTGAGAGGACTTGATCCAGTCCTCACTAATAATAACCTTGATGTAATAATTACTAAATTCAAAACCAATAATGCCATTGTAATATTAGCTGGAATGCTTTCTCCTGAGAGCATGGGCCCAGATTATCAATCTGCATTTGATGGCATTTATCCGGAGCTATCAAAAAAGCATAGCCTAATTTTTATGCCTTTCTTATTGGAAGGGGTTGCCCTAGAAAAAAGTTTATTACTTGCTGACTATAAGCATCCGAATGCCATGGGAATTGAGGTAATAGCTACAAACTTAAATCCTTACATTGTTGAAGCATTATCAAGATTGAAATAA
- a CDS encoding ABC transporter permease, translated as MVRLFDIQQFKLINKYALRDFSRSYKKLWVITSTLFVSLLLLSLTFSVKEALNTEIASNAKELLGGDIQIDSDIEPLPPKVIDQFNALGKVSAAIEFATMLSKEGESPVFTELRAVDNNYPLYGEIETIPEEAANIIFSSSLKPHVLINESIQNLLNVGPGDDVTIMGQKFEVAGLVSSVPDLAESAVFGEFAIISMDSYEQFGLSSGGSFLDHKYRIKFNNSSQTQEPETIVNSIIAYDDTIKTRLPGQSGRRLSSVIDNFSNFLNLVSVSAMVIAGIGISNTLLSFVNQNNTSIAVKKSIGFPSSFIQTMYFYEIILILLSTSIVAYLLGVFSPLLANELLPKSLGIDLQPTFSLVGYLNILFIGLLVVLIFSIPSLYSISEIKAASLFRNSFNPVSLNFSVKNILLLGVLVIILTTYFVNQTDQKLYTVFYFVAFFTTMLIFYGVSKLLIIFIKRFHKFSNNSYRIAYRNIVAKKSLAPIMTISLGIGLTLLLTLSFVANNLKKEISDSIPSMAPDLFFVSIDKDIQGDLQSFIEGVDPNAELEFSPMASASFISLNDIPIEEIVSRSNRSAWVVRGDRRISWSEKPKPDNPIVEGEWWEPGNESEMFISMDSRAAYDLGMNINDKIVLNILGRDVTGTIKNFREVDYRDISINFAIIINKAFANKLPHEFVGTLKTELPSGDVLAMVVEKFPNVSAIKIDRILSQVSDVLNKIFIAVTAISLIVIIIGLIVIVSAVLVQTTFRRYNNLIYKILGVDFPTILKAMTMEFAVIYGTLIFFATSVAVISSYLVVENALQLTWQFDFGLTLWILLSTALTSFILILLANRSIFNPKVYPLIRNE; from the coding sequence ATGGTCAGATTGTTTGATATTCAGCAATTCAAATTAATTAATAAGTACGCGCTCAGAGACTTCTCAAGAAGCTATAAAAAATTATGGGTTATTACCTCAACTCTTTTTGTTAGTTTGTTGCTGCTCTCATTAACCTTTTCAGTTAAGGAGGCTTTAAATACTGAAATAGCAAGCAACGCCAAGGAGCTTTTGGGTGGGGATATTCAGATTGACAGTGATATTGAACCGTTGCCTCCTAAGGTTATTGATCAGTTCAATGCCCTTGGAAAAGTAAGCGCCGCTATTGAGTTTGCAACGATGCTTTCAAAGGAAGGCGAGTCTCCAGTATTTACTGAGCTAAGGGCAGTTGACAATAACTACCCACTTTATGGCGAGATTGAGACAATTCCTGAGGAGGCGGCTAATATCATTTTCTCTTCTTCACTAAAGCCACATGTTCTAATAAATGAAAGCATACAAAACCTTCTAAATGTTGGCCCAGGTGACGACGTAACAATAATGGGTCAAAAATTTGAAGTTGCTGGACTTGTCTCGTCAGTACCAGACCTAGCAGAAAGTGCTGTTTTTGGAGAATTCGCGATTATCAGTATGGATAGTTATGAGCAATTTGGGCTTAGCTCAGGAGGCAGTTTTCTTGACCATAAGTATAGAATTAAATTTAATAATTCAAGTCAGACTCAAGAACCAGAAACCATAGTTAACTCCATTATTGCCTACGATGATACAATCAAAACTCGACTTCCCGGGCAGAGTGGGCGTCGACTAAGCAGTGTGATAGACAACTTTTCAAACTTTTTAAACCTGGTCTCTGTAAGCGCAATGGTGATTGCAGGTATTGGAATTAGTAATACACTCTTATCATTCGTAAATCAAAATAATACTAGCATAGCGGTCAAAAAATCGATTGGATTTCCGTCTAGCTTTATTCAAACAATGTATTTTTATGAAATCATATTGATTCTGTTATCGACCTCGATTGTTGCCTACTTACTGGGAGTCTTTAGTCCATTGTTGGCGAACGAGCTGTTGCCCAAGTCTCTTGGTATTGATCTGCAGCCAACCTTTAGCCTGGTTGGATATCTCAACATCCTATTCATTGGACTCTTGGTTGTATTAATTTTCTCTATTCCCTCGCTGTATTCCATTAGTGAAATTAAAGCGGCCTCTTTATTTCGTAATTCTTTTAATCCTGTAAGCTTAAATTTCTCTGTTAAAAATATTCTCTTATTGGGTGTTTTGGTCATTATTTTGACTACCTACTTTGTTAATCAAACTGACCAGAAGCTTTATACAGTTTTTTACTTCGTGGCTTTTTTTACAACCATGCTAATTTTTTATGGCGTATCAAAATTATTAATCATATTTATTAAGCGCTTTCATAAATTTTCAAATAACAGCTATAGGATAGCCTATAGAAATATTGTTGCTAAAAAATCATTAGCACCAATTATGACAATCTCTTTAGGAATAGGGTTAACTCTATTATTAACCTTAAGTTTTGTTGCTAACAACTTAAAAAAAGAAATTTCAGATAGCATTCCATCTATGGCTCCAGACTTATTTTTTGTGAGCATTGATAAAGACATTCAAGGGGATCTCCAGTCATTTATTGAAGGAGTTGACCCAAATGCAGAGCTTGAATTTAGTCCGATGGCGAGCGCATCATTTATCTCATTAAATGATATACCTATTGAGGAGATTGTTTCCAGGAGTAACAGGTCCGCTTGGGTTGTAAGAGGCGATAGGCGAATTTCTTGGTCTGAAAAGCCAAAGCCAGACAATCCTATTGTTGAGGGAGAGTGGTGGGAGCCAGGTAATGAAAGCGAGATGTTTATATCAATGGACAGTCGGGCTGCATATGACCTTGGGATGAATATTAATGACAAGATAGTGCTCAATATCCTAGGTCGAGATGTGACTGGCACTATTAAGAACTTTAGAGAGGTTGATTATCGGGACATATCCATTAATTTTGCCATCATCATCAATAAAGCTTTTGCAAACAAACTTCCTCATGAGTTTGTTGGAACATTAAAGACTGAGTTGCCATCTGGCGATGTTTTGGCAATGGTTGTTGAAAAATTTCCAAATGTATCTGCTATAAAGATTGATAGAATCCTATCCCAAGTTAGTGATGTGTTAAATAAAATATTCATAGCAGTGACTGCAATATCACTCATAGTTATTATTATTGGGTTAATTGTTATTGTGAGTGCAGTTTTGGTGCAAACAACATTCAGGCGCTATAACAATTTGATCTACAAAATATTGGGGGTAGACTTTCCAACAATCCTTAAGGCAATGACAATGGAGTTTGCTGTCATCTATGGCACTTTAATATTTTTTGCTACCTCTGTTGCAGTTATAAGTTCTTACTTAGTTGTAGAGAATGCTTTGCAGCTGACTTGGCAATTTGATTTTGGGCTGACCCTTTGGATATTATTATCAACTGCATTGACATCATTTATACTAATTCTTCTGGCTAATCGAAGTATATTTAACCCCAAAGTTTACCCGCTCATTCGAAACGAGTAA
- a CDS encoding BON domain-containing protein yields the protein MKRVIILCAIMTTSSILSSCTPIVQGAAAVSTVATMSNDRRTMGEILDDKTLYIDLGNLVAKDQMLEDAHINFNVYNQAVLITGEAPDENTLDYLESIVKSKSSKISQLINEVDVMPNSSYLDRAKDGVITVQIETLFFDQEVFHPSHVSVRTERSVVYLMGSVTKREAEHATNVASKAKNVKKVVKLFNYLMVRPAKEIEKDNKRKEAAVKRAELEAKKAELEAKQNELNQQLYELGSD from the coding sequence ATGAAAAGAGTTATTATCTTATGCGCAATAATGACCACTTCTTCAATTTTAAGTTCGTGCACTCCTATAGTCCAAGGTGCTGCGGCTGTTAGTACAGTTGCAACCATGTCGAATGATCGAAGAACAATGGGTGAAATCCTAGATGATAAAACGCTATATATTGATTTAGGAAATCTTGTTGCTAAAGATCAAATGTTAGAAGATGCTCATATTAACTTTAACGTCTACAACCAGGCTGTTTTAATTACTGGTGAAGCGCCTGATGAGAATACTTTAGATTATCTTGAGAGCATTGTTAAAAGCAAATCCTCTAAAATAAGTCAGCTAATCAATGAGGTTGATGTGATGCCCAATAGCTCCTATCTAGATAGGGCTAAAGATGGAGTCATTACTGTACAAATTGAAACATTATTTTTTGATCAAGAGGTTTTTCATCCTAGCCATGTATCAGTTCGGACAGAGAGGAGTGTTGTTTACTTGATGGGCTCTGTTACAAAAAGAGAGGCTGAACATGCTACTAATGTTGCAAGTAAAGCAAAGAATGTTAAGAAGGTCGTTAAGCTATTCAATTATCTTATGGTAAGACCTGCTAAAGAAATTGAAAAAGACAACAAGAGAAAAGAAGCAGCTGTTAAAAGAGCTGAGCTAGAGGCCAAAAAAGCTGAGCTAGAGGCCAAACAAAATGAGCTAAACCAGCAGCTTTACGAACTAGGCTCTGACTAG
- the purD gene encoding phosphoribosylamine--glycine ligase → MKVLIIGSGGREHALAWQCAQFDEVGQVFVAPGNAGSALENKIYNIQIESEDIPGLIKFAQSELIDITIVGPEAPLVLGIVDEFQDKNLPIFGPSKLASQLEGSKAFCKDFLARNNIPTAYYEVFTKTLPAIEYVKEKGLPIVIKADGLAAGKGVIIANTLSEATSAINDMLDGNRFGEAGSRVVIEEFLRGEEASFIVMVDGNNILPMATSQDHKARDNDDKGPNTGGMGAYSPAPVVSELIFKDAMENVIKPTVSAMKKEGMPYTGFLYAGLMIDHNEKVKVLEYNCRFGDPETQPIMMRLKTNLAKLCMAATKGNLDLESADWDEKTALGVVMAANGYPNSYQKGETITIPDASSESKVFHAGTKLEDGNILTNGGRVLCATSLGLNLEEAQEKAYNLVNKVNWDGSYYRTDIGFKGL, encoded by the coding sequence ATGAAAGTTTTAATTATTGGTTCTGGTGGAAGAGAGCATGCATTAGCATGGCAATGTGCTCAATTTGATGAGGTGGGGCAAGTATTTGTGGCTCCAGGCAATGCAGGCTCAGCTTTAGAAAATAAGATATACAATATCCAGATTGAATCTGAGGACATTCCAGGACTCATTAAATTTGCACAGAGTGAGTTGATCGATATTACGATTGTAGGTCCAGAGGCCCCGCTGGTACTTGGGATTGTTGATGAGTTTCAAGATAAAAACCTTCCAATATTTGGTCCATCCAAGCTTGCCTCTCAGTTAGAGGGCTCTAAAGCATTTTGTAAGGATTTTTTAGCCAGAAATAATATACCTACTGCTTACTATGAGGTTTTTACTAAAACTTTACCAGCCATTGAATATGTAAAAGAAAAGGGCTTGCCAATTGTCATTAAGGCGGATGGATTGGCTGCTGGCAAGGGTGTCATTATTGCAAATACGCTTAGTGAAGCGACTAGTGCAATCAATGACATGCTTGATGGTAACCGATTTGGAGAGGCTGGATCAAGGGTTGTTATAGAGGAGTTTTTAAGAGGTGAAGAGGCAAGTTTTATTGTTATGGTAGATGGAAATAATATACTTCCGATGGCAACATCTCAAGACCACAAAGCTCGTGATAATGATGACAAAGGTCCTAATACTGGAGGCATGGGTGCCTACTCTCCTGCACCAGTTGTAAGTGAGTTAATATTTAAAGATGCTATGGAAAATGTGATCAAGCCAACAGTAAGCGCAATGAAAAAAGAGGGTATGCCCTATACTGGTTTTTTGTATGCAGGACTTATGATTGATCATAATGAAAAGGTCAAAGTACTTGAGTATAACTGCCGGTTTGGAGATCCAGAAACTCAACCAATCATGATGCGTCTGAAAACTAATCTGGCGAAATTATGTATGGCTGCAACTAAAGGTAATTTAGATCTAGAGTCGGCTGACTGGGATGAAAAAACTGCTTTGGGCGTTGTGATGGCGGCTAATGGTTATCCAAATTCTTATCAGAAGGGTGAGACCATCACCATACCTGATGCTTCATCTGAATCCAAAGTTTTCCATGCAGGTACAAAACTAGAGGATGGCAATATTCTAACTAATGGCGGGCGCGTTTTATGTGCAACATCTCTTGGATTGAACCTAGAAGAGGCTCAAGAAAAAGCATACAACTTGGTCAATAAGGTTAACTGGGATGGGAGTTATTACCGTACAGATATAGGATTTAAGGGCCTATAA
- a CDS encoding (2Fe-2S) ferredoxin domain-containing protein: MSKFYKRHIFFCNNIRTDGKQCCSQSGAKEMYRYAKDKCRANASLGEGRLGVSESRCLGRCENGPVVVVYPDNVWYQYIDEEDIDEILESHLEGGNTVDRLLIK, from the coding sequence ATGAGTAAATTTTACAAGCGTCATATTTTTTTCTGCAACAATATTCGGACCGATGGCAAGCAGTGCTGCTCTCAGAGTGGCGCGAAAGAAATGTATCGTTATGCCAAAGATAAGTGTCGCGCCAATGCGTCACTCGGTGAAGGACGTCTTGGAGTTAGTGAGTCACGCTGTCTTGGACGGTGTGAAAATGGCCCTGTGGTAGTTGTATATCCAGATAATGTTTGGTATCAGTATATTGATGAAGAGGATATTGACGAGATTCTTGAGTCCCATCTTGAGGGCGGTAATACAGTAGATCGTTTACTGATTAAATAA